The sequence below is a genomic window from Perca flavescens isolate YP-PL-M2 chromosome 24, PFLA_1.0, whole genome shotgun sequence.
ACCAAAGACAACAGTACCTCCATTGGAAAGACACAGGCTGTCAATGATGAGGTGTCCTGGGCGGTTTTGGTCAGTCCTGGTTTGGGTGCATGAtgagtcaaaaaaaataaataaataacaacagAGAGGGAAGGGCGGTCAGCGATTCATAACTTTACTCTGTTTTTGACAATTTACATAAATACACTGGCACATGCACATACCTGAAGAGCAGCTCCAGGGCCACAGTGTCTCCATAGTCATGGGACACCAGAGTCACTCGCTGGTTGCTCAGACCCAAGTGAGCCACCAGGGCCCCCTACCACACTGGCCTGCTTGAAGATGAGAGTACCTGTGGGGTCCCTGGGATGGTCAGGCACAGGAGAAAATCAGTTACGGGTAAGTACAGTAACAGAGCACCAAGCAGGAAACCTCATGATTTACTAAATAAAGCTGTAAACTAAAAAACACTTCAACTGACACCAGATTTTACTCACTGGCTTATCGCTGAAGCCAAAGCCCAGGAAGTCCAGTGCAATGACTCGATGGAAGCGCTGAGTGAGTGGCTCCCAGATCTGTAGATCTGGTCTCTGGCTTGTTCACATAAAGGCCCTACATTTTTCCAGTGGTGTTTAGGGGCGTTGAATTAGCTACCGAGTGTGTGCAGTGGATACCTAGGAGCAGAACGACGACATCGGAGCTTCCCAAAGCCCCATAGGAATCTGGTTTAAGGAGAAAAGAGAAACGCATGTATGAATAGGCACAGAGGCAGATATGTTAGGCACAGAGGCAGATACGTTCACAACACAAAGAAGGCACAGTGacattttttgcatgttttattcCAGGTGTGACTGCTGGCATTAATGATGACGTGTGACGATGTgcagtgacagaaaaaaaaacaaagattatGTGTGATTTATGcctcaaaaaagtcacatttgaaGCTAAGATGACTCGAAAATTAATCAACTACTTAagtgactatatatatatatatatatatatatacacagtatctcacaaaagtgagtacacccctcgcattttagtaaatatttcatgttaaattcccatagaggcaggcagatttttatttttaaaggccagttatttcatggatccaggatactatgcatcctgataaagttcccttggcctttggaattaaaatagccccccatcatcacataaccttcaccatacctagagattggcatggggtactttccataaaatcatctttcaatgcaaatcaaaccagctattaggctaacagacatacaattaaaatctaaaattaaaatctgcctgcctctatgggaatttaacataggggtgtactgacttttgttgccagcggtttagacattaatgactgtatatatatatatatatatatatatatatatatatatatatatatatatatatatatatatatacatacatacatatatactgtatatagtgtcaGTGAATTGATAAGTAtttgacatacacacactaagcaaaaaaagaaacgtcctctcactttcaactgcatttattttcagccaacttaACATGCGTAAAACTTTGTATCAACATAACAAACTAAGAACTAAACTGAACAACGTTTCACAGACctgtgactaacagaaatggaaaaatgtgtccctgaacaaaggatggtccaaatcaaaagtcacagtcagtatctggtgtggccaccagctgcattaagtactgcagCGCATCTCCTCCTCATGGACTGCACCAGGTTTGCCAGTTCTTGCTGTGAGATGTTACCCCACTCTTCCAGCAAGGCACCTGGAAGTTCCCGGACATTTCTGGGGGGGGCCATGGTTCTCGCCCTTACCCTCTACGATCCAACAGGTCCCAGACATGCTCAATGGGACTGAGATCCGGGCTCTTCGCTGGCCACGGCAGAACACTAACATTCCTGTCTTGCAGGAAATCGCGCACAGGAGCGGCATGGCTGATGGCATTATCATGCTGGAGGGTCGGGTCAGGAAGAGCCTGCAGGAGGGAGGAGGATGTCTTCCCTGGAATGTTCAGCAACTTTTGATTTGGACCATCctttgctcagggacacatttttccatttctgttagtcacatgtctgttaaacttgttcagtttagttctTAGTTTGttatgttcatacaaagttttacgcatgttaagttggctgaaaataaaagctgaGTATATATTAATTATTCAGTTAAACGATTAATCACAAATTGAAAAggataatgaaaacaataactATTGTCAGCCATAGTCACAGTTGGATACCACTGTGCATTGAGTCTCTCTCTTACCTCTGTAGAAGATCTCCCTGCCTCTGAAATGGAACACCTCCCCGGCACTGTGCCACCTTTGCAGGGGGCAGCTAGGTGACAGCTGAGGGGGCGGGATGTGCAGGGAGACCAGCGAGATGCAGCTCAAACCCGCATGAACCCACCACTCTCTCAGTGAAAGATAGGTTTTAAGTGAATGGAACTTCCTACAGGTGAGATCACGCACGGAGGCGGGATCAGAGGCAGAAGGATCAGCAGCTGTTCATCCTGAGAGAAAGCATGTCCAACCTCAGAGCTTCAGCTCAGAGAAGATGTCCCTCCAGCTGGTCTGTATCTAGAAGGTTCCTCTTCTTCCCAGATGGCCTCCACTGAGGCTACATATATCTGCAGGTAGCTATGAGACAAATAAAAGCACTGCAGTCGCGACACAGCTGACGGTCAAAGTAAAATACATACAACAATAATCAACTTTTATAGTTATACTTATAGTTTGCATTAGCATTGGAATGTGGAAATGTTCATGAATACAATGGGCAAAGACAAACCTGCGGACTTCCAGCTCCCACGGACCATGTAAACACCAGTCCACCCGCAACCGTCTATTTGCCGAAACACAAGCAAAACTGATATCAAACGCCATATTCCTTCTCACGGCGATGCAGACTTTTCTCCTAGTGTCATTCCGGTGAATGTGACCGCTGGGGTCGTTTGTTTATTCGCCCCGAACAGCCAAAGTACCAAGTGTACCAGACGTTAGCATAAACTAGTTGTCAGTTAGCAACGGCACACAGGAACCGTGTGTTTGTTGTCTATCCGGTCTATGGCGAGTGGATAGTGCCTAAGGACGGAGGGAGGCTGCTGTGTGGCATGCAGTCCAGCCTCTGGCTGACCTCATAACGTCCTCCATTCATCTTCATGAAGCTGATTCATAATCCATAAATCCATCCGCTCAAGTTGCTAGCTACATGTTCAGAGGTCAAAGAGTCGTCTTTGGGTCAGTTTAAAGTCGGCTGGGGGGGTCGGTCTGGAGTGTCAGTGCAACATGAGGGTCATCATCAGATACCTCTCacttatcatcatcatcatcatcatcatcatcattgatCTTGATAATATACCAAAAGAAGGGAAAGGGCAAATAACCACAATACAAAAACTTATATAGCCTATCACAAAATCAGTGTGTGCTGTATTGactctgtgcatgtgtctgcaATCTTTTATGCAGTAGCCTGCTGGGGAGCTGGGagcacagagagggacaggaaaAGGCTAAACAGACTGGTGAAGAGGACCATAGCTCTGTTCTGGTCTGCCCTCTGGACACCATAGAGGAGGTCgggggagaggaggatgttAGCCAGGCTGGCATCAATCATGGCCAGCACCTCTCACCCCCCCTACATGAGACTGGGAGTTCCCTGAGCAGACTGCTGCACCCTCAGTGCAAGAAGGAGCGCTACCCCCAGGtccttcattccagcagcagtcGGACTCTTTAATGCAACATCATATCGCTCACTGCTACTAGCTGTTTCTGCAGTATGAGTCATCactggacaatattctgcactatgcatATGTATCTATTCTATCACACTTTGTTACCTCCAAATGTGCAATATGTCATTTCTGTTCATCCGCACCTTATTCATCTGTATCTGTTTatttactgtctgtttatataagagtgttcattgtgtaaatattttttttttattactattataactaattctttttttttctatttcttatactttatgtaCATTTTTTCTCATATGTCTactttaatgtatttttcttttgagctgctgtagcacaggaatttccccagtgtgggattaataaagtctattttatcttatcttaaatcATAAGTCTAGTAATAGGCTAGTACGCTATAGTTTGATATGTTTTTGATAAACAATTAGGCTACAAATACGAGTTTCTTTCAAATCACATATAAatcaaaacacatctgtttaaaACTGCCTATTCCACTTGATGTCAattgctctgcctctttctgttgtttctattttttttttatttatttttttttgctgcttttaaatgtcttatgtatcccttgagtgccgagaaaggcacctttaaataaaatgtattattattattattattattattattattattattattattataaggtaAACACATTGAGCAACCCCAGCTTTAGGTGCTGAATTTCAAAATTCCCTAACACACTTAAGATTAACACCACAGAAATCTGTTAATTTCACTGAGCAAAAGCACAGGATGTTTCTGGGTGTCAAACCTCATCTGATCCGATACACATGCAGGTACCTTACCTTTTACCGACTGCAACCATGACCTTCCCTAACTGTCATAAggacaacacaggactttcacccaggagaccacgTATCATGGTTAagtactttattttctgagctcactagatggcgctctctcttcaaagaaaaaggttaaaggaatggcagttcagtgtgttttcaactcTTTGTTGAagagagagcgccatctagtgggctcagaaaaaagAGATAAGGGTTCATGAAACTTCATTTGGCCATTACTAGGTGAAGGTGTTAAACCTCATAATATGTGCACCTCATGAGTATTGAACACCCAACCATTGTGCTCTTCCAACCAGCATTCCATCACACTGAGCTATCTGATCTGATAGTCTGCACTTGTTGGAAGTTGTATTTATTGTCCACATTTCAGAGGAGAGAAGTTGAAAAACTGTCAAGACAAATCAGTGATTTGATCCTTCAACCTCAGATTGTTGTGCCAATAGCTTATCTCATTGAGCTATTCCTGAAGCTGACACTTTAAGTTTTCGTTCTATTATTTCTTGTTCACAATTTGTGTTATGAACCTCTAAATAAATTGCCCGACAGGGTGATCGAACCCATGACCTCTATGTCCTCTACTAAGCATTTTATCACACTGAGCTCTCTCATCCTAGGCTAGACCtatcagactctggtacatttaaTTTTCACAGAGAggctggccactctccattgacaagcattaacttccttgaaggcgggtactctgttgaagtttaaaactattggagcatctcgcatctttctccgccaccattacggaactacaactctaACACACGGCCtgcctcaacgtcatcgttctcagccactccctctgttcgctgattggaccgccaaaaaTTTGGCTGGTGAAAACCCAGAtgtagtactgaaggaaaattaaAATTGAGCTTTAGGTACATCGGAGGGCGGAGCCAGTCTAATCTCATCCGACACCAATATGTGGTTTTAATGGAGTATTTGACTTCTTCATGCCAGGTGTTAGACCTTAAAAGTTAGTGCTTTCATCAGTATTGAACCAACAACCTTCAGAACAGGTTACAGGGTATTTATCATGCTAAGCTATCTGTGAAGCTGGAACTGTTTGGGTTGGAGGTTGTATTTATCATTCAAGTTACTGagaagaaaaaatgtaaactgaTGACTGAGCTTGGATTTAATCCTTTAATCTCAGATTGTCATGATGGCAttttatattgctgtatgaagactgctgttcacatATTGTTATACGTTTGAtaaatatattatggcagttgttgagctaattagaaaaggctgctaaagttgccaaatgagttTTAAGTTACTAAgggcaagccacagacatcacttatcccgtttccatgtagttacatagtcactggtATGTTCATAACCACtgcagtgctcaattacctatttttgagggggaattaaacaaaaaaatattgccGCAAAGGCATGaccggtcctctggaggacatccaccagaccagcgggcgctcgttggattgttgtcggccgcGGCAGGCGAGGAAGGCGGGGAGGAAGCTGAAGCGAGGAGGCCGGTCGGGCCAGCTAGCCCGGCTAAGGTAACTACCAAACAGATCCCCACTGCCAAGCCTACTCACCAACGCCAGATTGATGTCACACATAATAGatgagctacaaatacacacggaaCTACTGCGTGATCATTATTGcagaagcctggctgaacacagactctcggacggcagctagcagctagcagggcgAGCTAGCAGcaggatgtctgagttgaaaacgcatcttgttgtcacgtaagaACCCTGTTcctgttgcacagacattttaattgcattttgtgtctgttaagtgTTTGCACATGCGCTGCAGggggctgtttcacaaaagcagaatttataaatccaggataactgataaagcgaggcttgacctagtctaatctgtgcagcctggcttggtgcgtttcacgaaggccaagccaggctgaggaggagcgactaggtcgagccaggctgatgTATTTTGGATAGACCACGAGGTCGATAAAAAGATTTACTGGTGCTAAAATAGAGAATAcacattgttcatactttatacagagtgagcagcagcttcttgtggatgAAACAGTGAGAGAAAGCGTGGCAgatagggctgggacgattcgtcGACGTAACCGATTACGTAAATgcgttgtttttttaatcattactttattagcctaattgggtggggagaaagctatgcctctccagcttctcccgtagctctgggtcctgcactgacttgagtgtgaggtaaaTTGTGCTAAATCATGTCTTCcccatctgtagcactgtcttTGATAATTGCGCATCCAGGCCAGATTGTTTAAGATATCTTACAAGTCCTTTATAatgttataacggcccacgtattaaaaaattgtcgggttaaaatcgggctcgggctcataattccagttaaaggagaactccgggcaatttttacgttaatcttgatcgctataaatatgtgAGTACAGTCGATAGCAAAAGAACTGAACAGAATCGGtcctagcaaactggagttgctgtaGCTAATGCCCATAGCTCCCATAGTTTTGGGGGCATATactaaagagtgcctttgtgcctcttaaaggagaattccggttgatttcaacccgtagctctgttgtttgtaaatcaggagtactgtcagtagcgagaaaaacgaaaacaaacggtgccgcctacaccaagttatcctcctgctagattttgcacccaacagtcttaaacaaggcttaaacagggcaagttttaaacgcgtttttagcctctaaacgtgttcgaaatgccattactagtgcttagccatgtgcagttattccttacgagggaacacagcgaattttatttacaactaaaaacaaatgtacctaagctagacagagtcacgaaaggttaggttaggttaggctAGGTTGTACTCACTCATTAGACAGCTGGCCATCAGGTCTGTCTGGTTAGATCATCCTTATAGATCAGATGGGGAAACCTCTCTGTATGGGCGAAACAATGTCCGTTGACCCGTCCAGACCAGGCTGGATGAGATCCCATTCCTTACAGCACAGGCTTTCTTCCTCGGTGGTCATTGCGATACAGTATCCACAGgagcaccaccatgtacccacatcaagtgcaa
It includes:
- the LOC114550660 gene encoding LOW QUALITY PROTEIN: mesoderm-specific transcript homolog protein-like (The sequence of the model RefSeq protein was modified relative to this genomic sequence to represent the inferred CDS: deleted 2 bases in 2 codons), which translates into the protein MAPPRNVRELPGALLEEWGNISQQELANLVQSMRRRCAARPDLQIWEPLTQRFHRVIALDFLGFGFSDKPGPHRYSIFKQASVVGALVAHLGLSNQRVTLVSHDYGDTVALELLFRTDQNRPGHLIIDSLCLSNGGLFPETHYPRLLQTCT